GTCGACGTgacgggcggcgaggaggtggaaGGCAGCGGAGCGTCGgtcccaggcggcggcgcgtcggcagCAGGCATCTGCGCGGTGGTCCCAGGCGTTGACGTgacgggcggcgaggaggtggcatgcggcggcgcggtggtcccaggcggcggcgcgtcagCCGCAGGCACGGTGGTCCCAGGCGACGGCGCCTCGGCAGCAGGCATCCGCACGACGGTCCCAGGCATCGACTCATTGGGGGAGGTTGGCCGGTGATGGCGAAGCTGCTCTTCTTCTGctgccgcgcggccgccgccgtgccgggccACTTTGCGAGCACGCGGTGGCCGTCGCCAGTGGCGGATCCACCTCCCGGGCAGGTCGGGCGgccgcccgtgctccgtcgATGTCGTCTTCACTACGAATAGCTGTCAACACCTATCAAAATTAGTCGATCACCGAAAAACGCTATTACTCGCCCGGGCTCAACGATGCCGCTAGCTCCGCCactggccgtcgccggcgcagtGTACGACGACATCGTGGGCGCGTACCGCGGGTTCATGCCGTCGCGGACGCGCGCGTTCCTCGTCATCCACCGTGGCCTGCTCGAGCCGCACGTCCGCTGCCCCTACTGCGGCGCCCGCGTCTGGAGCATGACCGCCGCGGGGCTcgcccgcctctcctcctcttcctccagcgacggcgagcgaaGCGCCGACTCCGACTCCAACCACAGCGACGACGAGTCATTCGCCGCCGCTGACGTGAGCCTCCCACTTCCTCTGGCTAGCCGCGTGTCAGGCCGGCGCCTTCGAGGCAGGCCGGCCATGTGACGCATCAAGCATTAgcggtagtttttttttttaccggtgGATTGGGATAGTATTATTTGGAGTGAGGGCAATTTAGTCATTCTTGTAAAATGTTTTGTTCTAACGGTGTGGACTAACGGtgtgatggcatttctgggagaaataggcttgtacgatggcattttcaGGAAGTTGcgtttgtcaatggcatttttaGGATCAAGgtgcttgtcgatggcattttatGGATTTTCTCTTAATATTTTGGTAAGTTTGGATTGACAATGAGCGGACAGACCATAGATATAGGGGGCTCTGGTTAAGACGAAATGAAaatggagaaaaataaaaacaaaacgaGAATGAATAGCGAAGAGAGAGAAAGCCCAAGGGAAATGAAGAGGCAGCCAACTCCAAGTCCAAGAAACCCTCTCCGGCGTCCTTCTCCGGCTGTCCTCCGCCGCAGCCTCCATTGAAGCTGTGGGTATATATTCCGCGCCTCAGAGGTCAGTAGCCTCtgcgctcctccgccgccctttTGGCTCGATTAATCGTCATCACCTAgccgcagcagcaacagcttAGCTGGTTCTTGCCCGGAAATAATCTGTTTGCGTTTGCAATCGGGGGGGTCACCTGTTCTTGCTTCCGGTCGAttcctcttcgtcgccgctgCGGGTTGCGTAGGGAAGTCTTTGATCGTTTTTCACAAGCAGTTTAGGGATATGTACAGGGTTTATATTAGGGATATACAGTACAGGGGATGCCGTTTGTCTCTTTCACAGATTGCTCTCGTTCTGGATTCAAGATTGTGTATGTGAATGTCAATCAGATCGATTATTTGCAGATTTTATATGCTTGTGACCTATGAGATGCATGCATGATCTATGAGGGCTTAGTTCAGTTTGTTGCTATTTTCAAGCTTTCGGTAGTTTGGCAAGGCAACAAATTAAACATACTTTTTTTTGGTAATTCCCAAACTTTCTGCTCTAAAAGATtccaccaaaatttggtaaggtgcCAAACTGAGCACTACCCATCCTCACCTTACCTTACCAAACTTTAACATTACCaaagtttgtttgtttgttttttttttttttttttttttttttgcaatgaaGTGAACAAGCCCTAAGTTCCATGCAATCGGGGCAAAAAGTGTAGGATAACAAATAGATGTTGTTTGTGTAGACCATGTACGTATTGCAAAGGACTAAGTGGAATTACCTATTTTGCATGTGGGTGCTTTTAATCCTTTTAATCCGTGACTACAGGAGTCGGAATAGATAAACTAGAGTAGTATGGAGAACAGTATAGAAAGAGAGAATGTTTGTTGCTTCCCATCATGTTGTAGCAAGACCTTGCTTTGTTTTCCCCAAAATAGTTCAATTTATTTTCCTGACTAACCTAAACTGATGAATGGTTTAACTCATGACTTGTGATACTTCCAGTGAAAATACATCAGGAATCAGAAGTAAGTGAACTCAAATGCCAAGGCAGTGAAGAACCAATGGATGCTTCAAGGGCAACTACGGAACAATTAATGGAGAGTGGAGAAGATGCAAAAACTGCCAAAGGTGCAAAATGGATGgcaaagaagaggaaaagggcTGTTGAAAGCATAGCAGCATTTTGCTATGAAGCTGGGATTCCTTTTAATATTCTTTGCATAGAGAGTTTCCAGTTAATGTTAGATGAAATTGGAAAATTTGGCCCTGGCTTGCAGGGGCCCTCTATGGATGAGCTTCGAGAGAATTTATTGCAGGAGCATGTTTCAGCTATAACTGATAAAGTTCGATGGCTGAAGGATTCATTGGAGTTTGGGGGATGTTCTATTATTCTTGACACTTGGCTTGATGAAAATGGAAGGCGCCTTATGATGCTGGGAGCCCACTCTATTATTGGTTTGACTTTTATTCGATCCATCCATCTTTCATCAGAGGCTTATAATGATGCATATAAGTTTCGACTGCTTGACTCGTGTATTGATGAAATTGGTGAGAAAAATGTGGTGCAAGTTGTCTCAAACATTGAACCAAACAGCTTAATGGCAACAATGCTTACTGCAAAGAGACCTAGCATATTTTGGACGCAGTGTGCTGCACGTTGTATTGACTCGATGCTTGAAGACattgaaaatattacttttATCAAGAATATAATAGAGGATGCAAGGTTAATCACTGCTTTTATATATGGATGTGCACATTTGTTGGACATGATGCACAAGTTCACCAACCAAAGGGATATAGTCCAAACTGGGATTACGCATTCCATCACATCCTACTTGAACTTGAAGAGCCTTTATGATAAGAGGTTTGAGTTGAAGACTATGTTTGTTTCTAGGGATTGGGAGGACAGCAAGTGGTCCAAGGAAGCTGTGGGTGAGAAATTCTATAATCTAGTAGTAAACAAGATGTTCTGGCATAGAGTGCTATATGCTATCAGCAGCCTGGAGCCAATAGTGGATGTTCTGAGGTCAGACAGTGGGGTACTATCTATGGCATCCATTTATGGTGATCTTGCAAATGCTAAAAAGGAAATTGCATTACGGTTTTTAAACATGGAGAAGCATTATCTGCCTATATGGAATATCATAGACAGGAGATGCATGCAATGCCAGTCTGAAGACACCATTGCACTTAGCTGGTTATTATTTGAATCCCTTCTTCTACTTCCACAACAAAAATGAAATTGAGAATCTTGGAATATTCACAGATGCACTTGTTGAGTGTATGCTTAATATGTACAAAGATCAGTCTACTCAAGAAAAGATTCTGGATCAGTTGGAACTTTACAAGACTTGTTCAATAACTGAAATAGTAGACTATTCAAATTTTGGGAATATTAAAAACTTGGATCGTGATGCAGGTAATTTTCCTTCAGTAAAAAAACATCCGTACTTATTTCCATGAGCTcacgatgttttttttttccaaattaacGCAATATCCAAGTTAATTTTGCTCTCATATGTTATAGATTTTTGGTGGATGCTTCACAGAGCATTAGGAGAGTTGAAAAAAATGGCAGAGAGGATTTTGCGTTTAACTTGTGGTTCCTTTGGCTGTGAGAGAAGTTGGATTGAAATGGTAATTAAGTTGTAGTTTTTCCGGAAGGTTGTAATATGGTTATAAATTGGTTGCTTTGGTTCGAAAAATGTCTGTTCGATCTTCAGCTTATCATGATTTCATTTTATGTAAACAAGAAATTTGACTATGCTCTCTTCTATGATTCCTCTTTAGATCCATAAGAAGAAGTCATCTCAGTTTACATGGAAGCAATTCTATGATTCAGCATTTGTAATGGTCAATGGGAGGTTGAAACGGAAAGGTGAAAGGGAACACAGTGATCCTATACTTCCATATCTCCCTGATGAAGATGAACCATATGTCTGGCTGGCTGAGGCTGACATGCATGAGAATGATAATGCTCTAATAGATGTGCATAAAGATGAAATTAGAGTTATGCTGACAGCGCCAAGCATCAATGGTGAAGAAGGGCCAAGTCATTACAGCGGAAAAGGATCGCCATGCGATGCTTCATGCCCAAAGCAAGCAAAGGAACCATGGCACGATGGTTTGTCATTAGAAGAAGAGCATGAGGGAAGATGCGAAGATGAACAAACACATTGTAGCAAAAGGAAGAAACCATGCAATGTTTCATGTTCAAAGCTATCAAAGAATCCATCACGTGTTGCGGGTTACAGATCAAGAAAAGAAGAACCAAGGCACTCTAGCAAAAAGAGCAAACCTTCATCAGTTCCATGTTCAAAGCAAGCAAAGGGGCCATTGCACTCCAAAGATCTTGATGATGTCATGTGGTGACGCACATTGAGCCGTCAACATCGGCACACAAAGGACAGGCTACAGTAGAGCCAAGACGCGTTATAGGAGGCTCAATCATCTCAGGTTTTTTCAATTAATTTAGCATGCATGTTATCCCTTTTGAATAGCTGCTTGTTTCATGGGTTGTTATCTAGGAGAATTGCTAGGTGGATTGTTATGCTCCTGGGAGGCGAAGCATTCAGCAAGCTGTGTTGATGATCGGTCATTGCCTCCCGTGTTGCAGCATCATGCTTACTAGAGAAGTGTGACAATTGCCATTTTGTGATCCATAACATATTATCACGTAGGTCTTAGTCTTACAATCCTGAAGGTCTGGGCATGCATGTGGGTTTCTTTTGTTAATTAGGATGTTACTAGTTAGTGACTGTCTGGCAGACTGCATGTGTAATCATTCCGTGATGGtctcatggctagttgatggaTAGCTACTAGATCATCTTGTGGGTTTTAACTTTTAACGCTTGAGAACAAGAGGATCgaagcggcggaggtggaggatcTAAAACAGTTTCATTTTGTTTCAGAATTTCAACTCAAACGTCAAGAATGCAAGAATATCAAATTTTGCATTCCCAAATTGAATCTGTATATTCTAACTACTATTATTCTTGAAAAAAATTACATTGTTGAATCATTATAACTGAGCATCTTCAGAATTCAGTATCTATTATGGGTAAGACAAGAATGGTAAGCACATCTAAGCAAACTAATAAGCTTTACAGGGCACTACACAATATACTTGTAAAAATCTTTTCTAATATCTCAGTGATCCTATAATATCTCATCTCTTATTCTAATTTAGAGGCATACGTGCACACTATGTTACTTTTATACTACCTACAAGATGGCGCCAGGGCATGGCAGCGTGGTGATGCGCACAGATGCCCAATGGTGGCGGGATGACTTGTGCAAGATGGCGGTGGCAGTGATTGTGTGCCCGTTGTCTAGACAAACATGCTGGCGGTTCGTCAGAGCTTGGCGACGCGTGAAGAACAGGTTCTACTCCTCTGGTCTGCTAGCGCCAAGGGAaagaaaaatggaaaattaCGTTGGTAGTTTAACAGAAGGATCACTTTTTTAAGTTTTGGGAATTAAATTTAGATGTTCTCTTGGAGAGATCTGTTTTTCTACTTTCTATTTTTAGTTTAGGAAACCTAAAAACAAATTTTGGGGGAGATTATATGTTAGAGCATCACCGATAGATTACGTACGATCTCTCTCCAaaaatttgttttttgtttttctaaacTAAAAATAGGAAGTAAATAAACTGATCTCCCAAAGAGGAAGTCTaaatttttatgtaaaaaaaattaaaagtgagTTCTTATGCTAAACTACCCACATAATTCTCGGCTTTTCTCCGTGTGCACGGAGAATAGATCACGCTCCTTCTAGCGGGAATAGATCGCGCAAGGGTGGGAATAGATCGGCGAGGGCGG
Above is a window of Oryza sativa Japonica Group chromosome 10, ASM3414082v1 DNA encoding:
- the LOC112936654 gene encoding EID1-like F-box protein 3 translates to MRRRGGPRRRRVSRRHGGPRRRRLGSRHPHDGPRHRLIGGGWPVMAKLLFFCCRAAAAVPGHFASTRSGGRPCSVDVVFTTNSCQHAVAGAVYDDIVGAYRGFMPSRTRAFLVIHRGLLEPHVRCPYCGARVWSMTAAGLARLSSSSSSDGERSADSDSNHSDDESFAAADVSLPLPLASRVSGRRLRGRPAM